A region from the Acyrthosiphon pisum isolate AL4f chromosome A1, pea_aphid_22Mar2018_4r6ur, whole genome shotgun sequence genome encodes:
- the LOC100573984 gene encoding uncharacterized protein K02A2.6-like: MAKIGNIEEFKLQQEEDFETWVERLELYMLVNKIKENKSAIFLTLIGSEGYKVLKSLCTPELPKDVEYEKLVSNMKNYLQPKVSILAERSKFRNCLQENNETITEFITKLQKLSILCSFGNNLEEALRDQIVHGVSDRMLKKKLCEEPDLTYGRTKEICQAHEGAEKSLENFQQVTKGDLNFIKKKSSNKWKEPNWKNGKDGNNADDTYQVGVELDRLVKEGILTPVETCDFGTPIVPVIKANGSIRICGDYKVTINPYLKVDRYPLPRIEDLFSNISGSVIWSKIDLSQAYTQLLVEENSKEILTLSTHQGLYVPNRLMYGIASAPGIFQREMENLFRKIDNVVCFLDDILIHSDSVASHMNKLNEVFNKLKECGLTVREEKCAFFQDEIEYLGYKINKHGLNTSETKIKAIVEAPIPTNITQVKSFLGMKCDNAFNEIKKILTSAPILIHFNQNYKIKLSCDASSYGIGGVISHILPNNEERPIAYTSRTLNLAEQKYSQIDKEALAIVFCIKKFHQYLYGRHFILFTDHKPLTYIFHEKKSLPQVAANRIQRYALFLANYDYSIQYVKSENNQSADALSWPNAKVKIIQEPIKSYYLQKHELTVEQNCIFLGHRLVVPKCLQEIFLNELHSTHFGIVKLKMMVRNYFWWPQLNKHIEQLVASCSTCIKYRKEPTKSPLHVWEYPNEPGERIHADFLELNKKMFIVIIDEFSKWPEVIPMTSTTSLNTINVMREYFSRYGICQTFVTDNGPQWTSKEFQTFIKNNCIKHILTPPYHPQSNGAAENMVDYRNTIHCTTGKSPAELHMNRKLNSKFDLIIKQFNKEPYINNNLDVKTKVELTRNYSKGQKWITGKIKEKVGKVIFIVDTECGKIKRHIDQLLLYKLKERDGSEKKVDIKDSMEINVHSVLGEI, encoded by the exons atggctaaaATTGGTAATATAGAAGAATTCAAATTACAGCAAGAAGAAGATTTCGAAACTTGGGTAGAACGACTAGAACTATATATGCtggtgaataaaataaaagaaaataaatcagCTATATTTTTAACCTTAATTGGAAGTGAAGGTTATAAAGTACTTAAATCTCTTTGTACTCCAGAACTACCTAAAGATGTCGAGTATGAAAAGCTAGTaagtaatatgaaaaattacttACAACCGAAAGTTTCGATTCTTGCTGAACGTTCCAAATTCCGTAATTGTCTACAAGAAAACAATGAAACGATCACtgaatttattacaaaactacaaaaattatcaatattgtgtAGTTTTGGAAATAACTTGGAGGAAGCATTACGTGATCAAATAGTTCATGGTGTAAGCGACCGTATGCTTAAAAAGAAACTATGTGAAGAACCGGATTTAACTTATGGAAGAACAAAAGAAATATGTCAAGCACACGAGGGCGCAGAGAAAAGTCTGGAGAACTTTCAACAGGTTACCAAAGGAGATCTCAACTTCATAAAAAAGAAATCATCAAACAAATGGAAGGAGCCAAATTGGAAAAATGGGAAGGATGGTAACAATGCGGACGACACAT ACCAAGTAGGAGTTGAGCTTGATAGGTTAGTTAAAGAGGGTATATTAACACCAGTAGAAACATGTGATTTTGGAACTCCTATAGTACCAGTAATTAAAGCCAATGGATCTATTCGTATTTGTGGAGATTATAAGGTTACTATCAACCCATACTTAAAAGTAGATAGGTATCCACTTCCACGGATAGAAGATTTATTTTCTAACATCAGTGGTAGTGTAATATGgtcaaaaattgatttatcaCAAGCATACACACAGTTATTAGTTGAAGAAAATTCTAAAGAAATTCTGACTTTATCAACTCATCAGGGGTTATATGTACCAAATAGATTAATGTATGGAATTGCTTCAGCGCCAGGGATTTTTCAGAGAGAGATGgaaaatttatttagaaaaatagacAATGTGGTTTGTTTTTTAgatgatattttaattcatagtgATAGTGTAGCCTCACATATGAATAAACTAAATGAAGTTTTTAACAAGTTGAAAGAATGTGGTTTAACAGTTAGAGAAGAAAAATGTGCATTTTTTCAAGATGAAATAGAGTATTTAgggtacaaaataaataaacatggaTTAAATACAagtgaaacaaaaattaaagcaATTGTAGAAGCACCAATTCCCACTAATATAACACAAGTTAAGTCTTTTTTAGggatg AAATGTGATAAtgcttttaatgaaataaaaaaaatcctaactTCAGCtccaatattaatacatttcaatcaaaattacaaaattaaattgtcatgcGATGCTAGTTCATATGGTATTGGGGGTGTAATTTCACATATCTTACCAAACAATGAAGAAAGGCCGATTGCATATACGTCTAGAACATTGAATCTTGCGGAACAAAAATACTCTCAGATAGACAAAGAGGCATTAGCTatagttttttgtattaaaaaattccaCCAATATTTATATGGGAgacatttcattttatttactgaTCATAAACCtctaacatatatttttcatgaaaaaaaaagtttacctcAGGTGGCAGCTAATAGGATACAGAGATATGCTTTGTTCTTAGCGAATTATGATTATAGTATTCAGTATGTTAAATCTGAAAATAACCAAAGTGCTGACGCATTAA gtTGGCCAAATGCTAAGgttaaaataattcaagaaCCAATTAAATCATACTACTTACAAAAACATGAATTAACTGttgaacaaaattgtatttttctagGTCACAGATTAGTTGTACCAAAATGTTTACAGGAGATTTTCTTAAATGAATTGCACAGTACTCATTTTGGtattgttaagttaaaaatgatgGTTAGGAATTATTTTTGGTGGCCACAGCTAAACAAACACATTGAGCAGTTAGTAGCTTCATGTAGTACCTGTATTAAATACAGAAAAGAACCTACTAAATCTCCATTACATGTATGGGAATATCCAAATGAACCGGGGGAAAGGATACATGCTGATTTCCtagaacttaataaaaaaatgtttattgttataatagatGAGTTTTCTAAATGGCCAGAAGTCATACCAATGACTTCCACTACttcattaaatactataaatgttaTGAGAGAATATTTCTCTAGGTATGGTATTTGTCAAACTTTTGTGACTGACAATGGACCACAGTGGACTTCTAAagaatttcaaacatttattaaaaataattgtatcaaacaCATTTTAACACCACCTTATCATCCACAAAGCAATGGGGCAGCGGAGAATATGGTAG attatagaAACACTATTCACTGTACCACTGGTAAAAGCCCAGCTGAATTGCACatgaatagaaaattaaatagtaaatttgatttaattataaaacagttCAATAAGGAaccatacataaataataatttggatgtAAAAACTAAGGTTGAACTAA CAAGGAATTATAGTAAAGGACAAAAATGGATTAcaggaaaaattaaagaaaaagtaggaaaagtaatttttattgtgGACACTGAGTGTGGGAAAATTAAGAGACACATTGATCAACTgttactatacaaattaaaagagAGAGATGGGAGTGAGAAAAAAGTTGATATAAAGGATAGTATGGAA atCAATGTGCATTCAGTTTTaggtgaaatataa